One segment of Thermoanaerobacter kivui DNA contains the following:
- a CDS encoding PHP domain-containing protein, with protein MFADLHMHSKASDGTNSPSVVVRLAKEHGLSCISLTDHDTVEGLEEAIEASFKYQIEVIPGIEFNCYYKEQEVHILGYFINYRDQKFTEKLDEMKKLRNDRAMAIIKKLNELGIKITKEDVLEFTSEKFIGRPHIARAMIKKNYVESVKEAFDKYIGVGAPAYVERYRITPFKAIEYILENGAVPVLAHPGLLQEDAIIKELVNNGLVGIEVYHSKHTSHDVEKYLKKAKEYNLIITGGTDFHGIEVDGRDLLGTIKLECEYVEILKSKAKNVEISK; from the coding sequence ATGTTTGCAGATTTACATATGCATTCAAAAGCTTCTGACGGGACAAATTCACCTTCTGTAGTAGTTCGCTTAGCAAAAGAACATGGCCTCAGCTGTATTTCATTGACAGACCACGATACAGTAGAGGGACTTGAAGAGGCTATAGAGGCTTCTTTCAAATATCAGATTGAGGTTATCCCTGGTATTGAATTTAATTGTTATTATAAAGAGCAAGAGGTGCATATTTTAGGATACTTTATAAACTACAGGGACCAAAAATTCACAGAAAAGTTGGATGAAATGAAGAAATTGAGAAACGACAGAGCTATGGCAATTATAAAAAAACTAAACGAATTAGGAATTAAAATTACAAAAGAAGATGTGTTAGAGTTTACAAGTGAAAAGTTTATAGGAAGACCTCATATAGCAAGAGCTATGATCAAAAAAAATTATGTAGAAAGTGTTAAAGAAGCTTTTGACAAATACATAGGAGTTGGAGCTCCCGCTTATGTTGAAAGGTATAGAATAACTCCTTTTAAAGCAATCGAATATATTTTAGAAAATGGCGCAGTTCCCGTCCTAGCCCACCCTGGTTTACTGCAGGAAGACGCCATTATTAAAGAGCTGGTAAACAACGGATTGGTTGGTATAGAAGTTTATCATTCTAAGCACACCAGTCATGATGTAGAAAAATATTTGAAAAAAGCTAAGGAATATAATCTTATTATAACTGGAGGTACGGACTTTCACGGCATAGAAGTTGATGGCAGAGACCTTTTGGGTACCATCAAACTTGAGTGTGAGTATGTTGAAATTTTAAAAAGTAAAGCAAAAAATGTAGAAATATCAAAATAA
- a CDS encoding stage V sporulation protein S, protein MEVLKVSAKSNPNSVAGALAGVLRERGGAEVQAIGAGAINQAVKAVAIARGFVAPSGIDLICIPAFTDIEIDGEERTAIKLIVEPR, encoded by the coding sequence ATGGAAGTGTTAAAAGTTTCAGCAAAGTCTAATCCAAATTCTGTAGCAGGTGCGCTGGCAGGGGTATTGAGGGAACGTGGAGGTGCAGAAGTACAAGCTATAGGTGCAGGTGCTATAAATCAAGCTGTAAAAGCTGTTGCAATTGCAAGAGGATTTGTGGCTCCTAGTGGAATTGATTTAATATGCATCCCCGCTTTTACGGACATTGAAATAGATGGCGAAGAAAGAACTGCTATAAAATTAATCGTAGAACCGAGATAA
- a CDS encoding TIGR00282 family metallophosphoesterase — MNILIIGDIVGRPGRNVLKEHLNELISEYSVDAVIANGENAAGGNGITRKVADELFEMGILALTMGNHVWDQKEILKFIDEEVRIVRPANYLEGTPGRGSVVLTFRNAKIGIINLQGTTFMPCNRNPFFVALEEIEKLKKETNTILVDFHAEATSEKIAMGYFLDGKVSCVYGTHTHVQTADEKILPQGTAYITDVGMTGPSESILGIDKELIIKKFISSIPVRFEVAKGSTQINAIVISVDEATGKCNSIKRINKNYA, encoded by the coding sequence ATGAATATACTTATAATTGGAGATATTGTAGGAAGACCAGGAAGAAATGTATTAAAAGAGCACTTAAATGAATTGATTTCGGAGTACAGTGTTGATGCAGTCATTGCTAATGGAGAAAATGCTGCAGGGGGGAATGGCATTACTCGCAAAGTTGCTGATGAGCTTTTTGAAATGGGAATTTTAGCTTTAACGATGGGAAATCACGTGTGGGACCAAAAAGAAATACTGAAATTCATCGATGAAGAAGTTAGAATAGTAAGGCCTGCCAATTATTTAGAAGGTACTCCTGGCAGAGGCTCTGTAGTACTTACTTTTAGAAATGCTAAAATAGGCATTATAAATTTACAAGGTACTACTTTTATGCCTTGTAACAGAAATCCTTTTTTCGTAGCTTTGGAAGAAATAGAAAAATTAAAAAAAGAAACAAACACAATATTAGTGGATTTTCATGCAGAAGCCACTTCTGAAAAGATAGCAATGGGATATTTTTTGGATGGAAAAGTAAGCTGTGTATATGGAACTCACACTCATGTGCAAACAGCAGACGAAAAAATTCTTCCTCAAGGGACAGCTTATATTACGGATGTGGGAATGACTGGACCCAGTGAATCTATATTGGGAATTGACAAAGAATTAATTATTAAAAAATTTATATCTTCTATACCTGTACGGTTTGAAGTGGCAAAAGGCTCCACCCAAATAAACGCCATTGTAATTTCTGTTGATGAAGCCACAGGAAAATGCAATAGCATAAAGCGCATTAATAAAAATTATGCATAA
- a CDS encoding IS200/IS605 family accessory protein TnpB-related protein yields MIVIQAKLIFPNQQDKQIVLDLMRRWSSCVRYAYKRLLEGYDRKTLKRDLQGIFDLNSRYVDDAIMKARSTLESAKELGKSPRKVIFGGKKLFRKLQKHHLNGKAYKKLKIRWQEKRKGNLYSRGDKSKKGNLNTRIEVRKNGTFLRINVGERKYVYAKIEAGYKKNKKRKELLQEIAQSNIPYSVELKLKNGSICAYFAIEEQYPEIKITKEKGIIGIDVNAYPDNISWAEVDEKGNLISYGSIPMPELASGNSDKREYFRWQYAHEIVKIAKEKRKAIVIEKLDIKNKGEKGDFSGKKSRRIRHNFSYKSLLKKIKILAKKEGIEVIEVNPSYTSIIGMLKYAPQYMITKDIAAAYVIARRGLGREEKIPDNYIKFLNALTIDELEELKEHVKKTVRNKQLKKKHLKEINKAIEILQSLESEPGRVLKPLDGTSFSAHDFWRVLKVAVVTPLSPEKVPRDFSALKGLLIQGKWGDP; encoded by the coding sequence ATGATAGTGATACAGGCTAAACTCATTTTTCCAAATCAACAAGACAAACAAATAGTATTAGACTTAATGAGAAGATGGTCATCCTGCGTAAGATACGCATACAAAAGGCTTCTAGAAGGTTATGATAGAAAAACATTAAAAAGAGACCTTCAGGGAATATTTGACTTAAACTCAAGGTATGTAGATGATGCAATAATGAAAGCAAGGAGTACACTGGAATCTGCGAAAGAACTAGGTAAAAGTCCAAGAAAAGTCATTTTTGGCGGGAAAAAACTGTTTAGAAAACTTCAAAAACATCATTTAAATGGTAAAGCATATAAAAAATTAAAAATTAGGTGGCAGGAGAAAAGAAAAGGAAATCTCTATTCAAGAGGGGATAAAAGCAAAAAAGGAAATCTCAACACAAGAATAGAAGTAAGAAAAAACGGCACTTTCTTAAGGATAAATGTAGGGGAAAGAAAATATGTATACGCCAAAATAGAAGCAGGCTACAAAAAGAATAAAAAAAGAAAAGAACTCCTGCAGGAAATTGCCCAATCAAACATACCATACTCTGTAGAACTAAAACTCAAAAATGGCAGCATATGCGCCTATTTTGCTATTGAAGAACAATATCCAGAAATAAAAATAACAAAAGAAAAAGGAATCATAGGAATAGATGTGAACGCATATCCGGACAACATATCATGGGCAGAGGTAGATGAAAAAGGAAATCTAATAAGCTATGGCAGTATACCGATGCCGGAACTTGCAAGCGGCAATTCAGATAAAAGAGAGTATTTCAGATGGCAGTATGCTCATGAGATAGTAAAGATAGCAAAAGAAAAAAGAAAAGCAATAGTAATTGAAAAATTAGACATAAAAAACAAAGGAGAAAAAGGAGACTTTTCAGGCAAAAAGTCAAGGAGAATAAGACATAACTTTAGCTACAAATCCCTTTTAAAAAAGATAAAAATTTTAGCAAAAAAGGAAGGAATAGAAGTAATAGAAGTCAATCCTTCTTACACCTCAATAATAGGCATGTTAAAATATGCGCCGCAGTATATGATAACAAAAGACATAGCAGCAGCTTATGTAATAGCAAGAAGAGGATTAGGCAGAGAAGAAAAGATACCAGACAATTATATAAAGTTTCTTAACGCACTAACTATAGATGAATTAGAAGAATTAAAAGAGCATGTAAAGAAAACAGTCAGGAACAAGCAGTTGAAGAAAAAACACTTAAAAGAGATAAATAAAGCAATAGAAATTTTACAAAGCCTTGAGAGTGAGCCAGGAAGGGTACTAAAACCTCTGGATGGAACAAGTTTTAGTGCCCATGATTTCTGGCGAGTTCTCAAGGTAGCGGTGGTAACGCCACTCTCCCCTGAGAAGGTGCCAAGAGACTTCTCTGCCCTGAAAGGATTATTAATTCAGGGCAAGTGGGGAGACCCGTAA
- a CDS encoding IS607 family transposase, producing MLLSMQKVKEMYSISRRTLINWEKEGLITPVRTPKGIRRYKKEDIEKLLGMVEEKPKPKVVLYARVSTKKQEEYLKNQIRRLEEYANSKGWQYEVIHEIASGVNENRRGLLKLLNKIKRGEVEKVVIEYPDRLARFGFEYLKFFMESFGVELIVLNGEENKEDTNKELAEDLIAIVTSFAARIYGQRGGKKHDSDTG from the coding sequence ATGTTACTAAGCATGCAAAAAGTAAAGGAAATGTACTCAATTAGTCGAAGAACACTTATAAACTGGGAAAAGGAAGGATTAATAACACCTGTGAGAACTCCAAAAGGCATCAGAAGGTATAAAAAAGAAGATATAGAGAAGCTGCTGGGCATGGTTGAAGAAAAACCAAAACCTAAAGTAGTTTTGTATGCAAGAGTGTCCACAAAGAAACAAGAAGAATATCTTAAGAATCAAATTAGAAGGCTTGAAGAATACGCTAATTCCAAAGGATGGCAGTATGAAGTCATACATGAGATAGCAAGTGGGGTAAATGAAAATAGAAGAGGCTTATTAAAGCTTTTGAACAAGATAAAAAGAGGAGAGGTTGAAAAAGTTGTAATAGAATATCCTGATAGACTAGCGAGATTTGGCTTTGAATATCTCAAATTTTTCATGGAAAGTTTTGGGGTAGAACTTATAGTTTTAAATGGAGAAGAGAATAAAGAAGATACAAATAAAGAACTAGCAGAGGACTTAATAGCAATAGTAACATCTTTCGCAGCAAGAATTTACGGACAAAGAGGTGGCAAAAAACATGATAGTGATACAGGCTAA
- the rny gene encoding ribonuclease Y has protein sequence MIITALITTVVGLLIGYFARKTIAESKIKSAEDLARTILETAKRDGENKKRELLLEAKEEIHKMRSDLEKEIRDRRGELQRLERRLIQKEETLDRRAETLEQKESFLEQKQKEIQQLEEQISVLHQKEIEELERISGLSREEAKAILLEDVQKDIKHEMAIMIKEIENKAREEAEIKAREIISSAIQRCAADHAAETTVSVVTLPNDEMKGRIIGREGRNIRTLETLTGIDLIIDDTPEAVVISGFDPIRREIARIALEKLIEDGRIHPARIEEMVEKAKKEVDNMISKAGEEAAFEVGVHGLHPELIKLLGRLKFRTSYGQNVLKHSIEVAHLAGLMAYELRADAAIAKRAGLLHDIGKAVDHEIEGPHVMIGAELAKKYHESDAVIHAIMAHHNDVEPQTVEAVLVQAADAISAARPGARREALEAYIKRLNKLEEIANSFEGVEKSYAIQAGREIRIMVKPEMISDEDIVILARNISKKIEEEVEYPGQIKVIVIRETIAIDYAK, from the coding sequence TTGATAATCACAGCACTTATTACAACAGTAGTCGGTCTTTTAATTGGCTATTTTGCAAGAAAGACCATTGCTGAGTCCAAAATAAAAAGTGCCGAAGACTTAGCGCGAACCATCTTGGAAACTGCAAAACGAGATGGTGAAAATAAAAAAAGAGAGCTGTTATTAGAGGCAAAAGAAGAAATTCATAAAATGCGCTCCGACCTTGAAAAGGAAATAAGAGACCGCAGAGGCGAGCTGCAGAGGTTAGAAAGAAGGCTTATTCAAAAAGAAGAAACTCTTGACAGAAGAGCTGAAACTTTAGAGCAAAAAGAAAGTTTTTTAGAACAAAAACAGAAAGAAATTCAACAGTTAGAAGAACAAATTTCAGTGCTTCATCAAAAAGAAATAGAAGAATTAGAGAGAATTTCGGGTTTAAGCCGTGAGGAAGCAAAAGCCATTTTGTTAGAAGACGTACAAAAAGACATAAAACATGAAATGGCAATAATGATTAAAGAGATAGAAAATAAGGCAAGAGAAGAAGCAGAGATAAAAGCAAGAGAGATAATAAGCAGCGCTATTCAAAGATGCGCAGCAGACCACGCTGCAGAAACAACTGTCTCTGTTGTTACCCTTCCCAATGATGAAATGAAAGGTCGAATAATCGGAAGGGAAGGTAGAAATATAAGAACATTAGAGACATTGACAGGAATTGACCTTATTATAGATGATACTCCTGAAGCTGTTGTTATTTCTGGCTTTGACCCAATACGCAGGGAAATAGCGCGAATTGCATTGGAAAAATTGATTGAAGACGGGAGAATACATCCCGCCAGAATAGAAGAAATGGTGGAAAAAGCTAAAAAAGAAGTAGACAATATGATAAGCAAAGCGGGAGAGGAAGCTGCTTTTGAAGTAGGAGTTCACGGTTTACATCCCGAACTAATCAAATTGCTTGGAAGGCTTAAATTTAGAACCAGTTACGGTCAAAACGTGTTAAAACATTCTATTGAAGTTGCCCACTTAGCAGGACTTATGGCTTATGAATTACGTGCTGATGCGGCAATTGCAAAAAGAGCAGGGCTCTTACATGATATTGGTAAAGCTGTGGACCACGAAATAGAAGGACCACATGTCATGATAGGTGCAGAACTGGCAAAAAAGTATCACGAGTCTGATGCTGTCATTCACGCTATAATGGCTCATCATAACGATGTTGAGCCTCAAACTGTAGAAGCAGTTTTGGTTCAAGCAGCTGATGCAATTTCGGCTGCGCGACCAGGTGCGAGAAGGGAAGCTTTAGAAGCTTATATCAAAAGGTTGAACAAATTAGAGGAAATTGCAAATTCTTTTGAAGGTGTAGAAAAATCCTATGCTATACAGGCAGGACGTGAAATCAGGATTATGGTAAAACCTGAAATGATTAGTGATGAAGATATTGTGATTTTGGCTCGAAACATAAGTAAAAAGATTGAAGAAGAAGTTGAATATCCAGGTCAAATAAAAGTAATTGTAATAAGAGAGACAATAGCGATTGATTATGCTAAATAA
- a CDS encoding regulatory protein RecX, which translates to MVITLIEKQKKNLNKYNIYIDGKYAFSCTLQDLNHLGIEEGMEIDSKQYNYYVNYFAEKQAKEYAFKLLSRRMLTEHELLQKLKLKQFPDAIIEKVIEKLKEYNYLNDEMYTKLFIEQKMNQHYSKLRIFNELLKRGVYKELIQQNLNNIYTDEIEIEVIKKIAQKKLKPGDDIRKFKSYLYRNGFQIESINSAFRKEDL; encoded by the coding sequence ATGGTTATAACATTGATAGAAAAGCAAAAGAAAAATCTTAATAAATACAATATTTATATAGATGGGAAATACGCTTTTAGCTGTACTTTGCAGGATTTAAACCATTTAGGTATTGAGGAAGGCATGGAAATAGATAGTAAACAGTATAATTATTATGTAAACTATTTTGCTGAAAAACAGGCTAAAGAATATGCATTTAAATTATTGTCACGAAGAATGTTGACAGAACATGAACTACTTCAAAAATTAAAACTAAAACAATTTCCTGATGCAATAATAGAAAAAGTGATTGAAAAACTCAAGGAATACAACTATCTCAATGATGAAATGTATACCAAACTATTTATTGAACAAAAAATGAATCAACATTACAGCAAATTGAGAATTTTTAATGAACTTTTAAAAAGAGGAGTGTACAAGGAATTAATACAGCAAAATTTAAATAATATTTATACAGATGAAATAGAAATAGAAGTGATAAAAAAGATAGCTCAAAAAAAATTAAAGCCAGGAGATGATATCAGAAAGTTCAAAAGTTATCTTTACAGAAATGGATTTCAAATAGAAAGCATCAACAGTGCCTTTAGGAAAGAGGATTTATAA
- the recA gene encoding recombinase RecA — translation MIEKQKALEIALSQIERQFGKGSIMRLGDAAKLNVEVIPSGSLELDIALGVGGIPRGRIIEIFGPESSGKTTLALHMIAEAQKMGGTGAFIDAEHALDPVYAKNLGVNVDELLVAQPDTGEQALEIAEALVRSGAVDIIVIDSVAALVPKAEIDGDMGDSHVGLQARLMSQALRKLSGVTSKSKTIVVFINQLREKVGVMFGNPETTPGGRALKFYATIRLDVRKVDAIKQGNEIVGNRTRVRVVKNKVAPPFKQAEFDIMYGEGISREGSLLDIGTSIDIIEKSGAWYSYGDIRLGQGRENAKQFLKENKEIADEIERKIRENFNLAYNKIKSSGDSDIE, via the coding sequence ATGATTGAAAAGCAAAAGGCATTAGAAATAGCTTTAAGTCAAATAGAGAGGCAGTTTGGCAAAGGTTCAATAATGCGATTGGGAGATGCTGCAAAGTTAAATGTAGAAGTAATACCCAGTGGTTCACTTGAGTTAGATATTGCATTAGGCGTCGGCGGTATACCAAGAGGCAGGATAATAGAAATTTTTGGACCGGAATCCTCAGGAAAGACTACTTTAGCTTTACATATGATAGCAGAAGCTCAAAAAATGGGAGGAACAGGAGCTTTTATAGATGCAGAACATGCCCTTGACCCTGTATATGCAAAAAATCTTGGGGTAAATGTAGATGAATTATTGGTAGCTCAGCCTGATACAGGAGAACAGGCATTGGAAATTGCGGAAGCTCTTGTAAGGAGTGGTGCTGTTGACATCATAGTCATAGACTCAGTCGCCGCTTTGGTACCTAAAGCAGAAATTGATGGTGACATGGGTGATAGCCATGTGGGATTACAAGCCAGGTTAATGTCTCAAGCATTGAGAAAATTATCAGGGGTTACAAGCAAATCGAAGACTATAGTCGTTTTTATAAATCAGCTTAGAGAAAAGGTTGGAGTTATGTTTGGAAATCCTGAGACAACTCCAGGTGGAAGAGCATTGAAATTTTATGCCACAATCAGGTTAGACGTGAGAAAAGTAGATGCAATAAAACAAGGAAATGAAATAGTCGGTAATAGGACACGGGTAAGAGTGGTAAAAAACAAAGTCGCCCCTCCTTTTAAACAAGCGGAATTTGATATAATGTACGGTGAAGGAATTTCGAGAGAGGGAAGTCTTCTAGATATAGGAACAAGCATAGATATCATAGAAAAAAGTGGAGCTTGGTATTCTTATGGAGATATAAGATTAGGCCAAGGGAGAGAAAATGCTAAGCAATTTTTAAAAGAAAACAAAGAAATTGCCGATGAGATTGAAAGAAAAATCAGAGAAAATTTCAATCTTGCTTACAATAAGATAAAATCTTCCGGTGATAGCGACATCGAATGA
- a CDS encoding competence/damage-inducible protein A encodes MKGEIISVGTELLLGQIVNTNAKYLSEKLALLGIDIYFHTNVGDNEGRLKECLNIAFKRSDLIITTGGLGPTADDITKETVASFLRLPLIENKEAKDWIEKFFERLGQKPTPNNYKQALFPEGANILPNKNGTAPGCIIEKDNKIIVILPGPPSELIPMFEEAVYPYLKSKTSEIIKSRVLKIFGLGESKVEELVKPLLFNSNPTVAPLLGDGYVTLRITAKGHNEDETLKMIEDMESKMRGILGEYIYAVDKENMEDVVVKLLQKNNLTLATAESCTGGQLSGKITDVPGASKVFKLGVVSYSNEAKESILGVKKSTLENYGAVSLETAKEMAQNVRKIAHSDFGISTTGIAGPTGGTPEKPVGLVYVGFATNKDVYVKKFMLRGNRSRIRARTVLHALDIVRKYLLGIKID; translated from the coding sequence TTGAAAGGAGAAATCATTTCAGTCGGAACTGAACTTTTATTGGGTCAAATTGTCAATACTAATGCTAAGTATTTATCTGAAAAGCTTGCACTTTTGGGAATAGATATTTATTTTCACACAAATGTTGGAGATAACGAAGGAAGATTAAAAGAGTGTTTAAATATTGCTTTTAAGCGGTCTGACCTTATCATAACAACAGGAGGATTAGGCCCTACTGCAGATGATATCACCAAAGAAACAGTGGCTTCTTTTTTGAGGCTTCCTCTCATTGAAAACAAAGAAGCGAAAGACTGGATAGAAAAATTCTTTGAAAGATTGGGTCAAAAGCCCACCCCAAATAATTATAAACAAGCGCTTTTTCCTGAAGGAGCAAATATTTTGCCAAACAAAAATGGAACAGCTCCTGGATGTATTATAGAAAAAGATAATAAGATTATAGTTATTTTGCCTGGACCTCCTTCTGAACTTATCCCAATGTTTGAAGAAGCAGTTTATCCTTACTTAAAAAGCAAAACCAGTGAAATCATAAAGTCTAGAGTTCTTAAAATATTTGGCTTGGGAGAATCAAAAGTAGAAGAATTAGTAAAACCTCTGCTTTTTAATTCCAATCCAACTGTTGCTCCTCTTCTAGGAGATGGCTATGTGACTTTGAGAATCACTGCAAAAGGTCATAATGAGGATGAAACCTTAAAGATGATAGAAGATATGGAATCAAAAATGCGAGGCATTCTTGGAGAATATATATACGCTGTTGATAAGGAAAATATGGAAGATGTGGTGGTGAAATTACTTCAAAAAAATAACCTAACTCTAGCAACTGCTGAATCTTGTACAGGTGGACAACTATCCGGTAAAATTACAGACGTGCCTGGCGCTTCAAAAGTATTTAAATTAGGTGTAGTATCCTATAGCAATGAAGCAAAAGAAAGCATATTAGGAGTAAAAAAATCAACCCTTGAAAATTATGGAGCGGTGAGTTTAGAGACCGCAAAAGAAATGGCACAGAATGTAAGAAAAATTGCACATTCAGATTTTGGCATATCTACTACAGGAATTGCGGGACCTACTGGCGGTACCCCCGAAAAACCTGTAGGCTTAGTGTATGTTGGTTTTGCCACTAACAAAGATGTGTATGTAAAAAAATTTATGCTAAGGGGAAATAGAAGTCGAATAAGAGCGCGAACAGTATTGCACGCTTTAGATATTGTAAGAAAATACTTATTAGGAATAAAAATTGACTAG
- the pgsA gene encoding CDP-diacylglycerol--glycerol-3-phosphate 3-phosphatidyltransferase, with translation MNLANKITMLRLFLIPIFMFFMFTNLPYKDVVAATVFAFAALTDKIDGYIARRFNQITNFGKFMDPLVDKIMVSSALVALVQMGRIQSWIVVVILAREFLITGIRTVAADKGVVIAASNYGKYKTTFQMIAVITLMLNNYPFSLINFPFATIMVYIALILTIYSGVDYLVKSKDLFVN, from the coding sequence ATGAATTTAGCAAACAAAATTACAATGCTAAGGCTTTTTTTAATACCTATATTTATGTTTTTTATGTTTACCAATTTACCTTATAAGGACGTTGTAGCAGCCACTGTGTTTGCTTTTGCTGCACTGACTGACAAAATTGACGGATATATAGCTCGAAGATTTAACCAAATAACTAATTTTGGTAAGTTCATGGACCCTTTGGTAGATAAAATAATGGTTTCATCTGCTTTAGTAGCACTTGTTCAAATGGGACGCATTCAAAGTTGGATTGTAGTAGTTATATTAGCAAGGGAATTTTTAATAACAGGCATACGGACAGTTGCAGCTGACAAAGGAGTTGTCATTGCTGCCAGTAATTACGGAAAATATAAAACTACTTTTCAAATGATAGCAGTCATCACTTTAATGCTTAATAACTATCCTTTTAGTCTTATAAATTTCCCTTTTGCCACTATTATGGTCTATATCGCTTTAATTTTAACAATATACTCAGGTGTAGATTATCTTGTAAAATCTAAAGATCTATTTGTAAATTGA
- the rimO gene encoding 30S ribosomal protein S12 methylthiotransferase RimO: MKNVGIISLGCPKNTVDSEKMIGILKEKGYNIVSEESKADILIINTCGFIEEAKRESIQYIIEMGKLKNRRLKYLIATGCLSERYNKELLKELPELDAVIGTGDFTKIAEVIEEVEKGKIVLEYGHANLLKDEGIKRVLSTPHYYAYLKIAEGCSNSCSFCIIPKLRGRYKSRKMEDIIEEAQDLAKIGVKELILIAQDTTKYGIDIYKQFMLPQLLRELSQIEGLKWIRLLYAYPDSVTDELVEEMRANEKVVKYIDIPLQHSHNDVLKRMNRNTNRQKIEEVINKLRSIPGMVIRTTFIVGFPGETEEEFEDLKQFIKDKKFERVGVFIYSREEGTKSYNMKPQIKKSVKIKRQQEIMEIQKDISYQNNLSKIGTQLEVLIEGYEDGIYYGRSYMDAPEIDGNVYVKSDKKLMPGHFVTVTVTDAYEYDLVGEC; encoded by the coding sequence ATGAAAAATGTAGGAATAATTTCTCTTGGCTGTCCAAAAAACACTGTTGATTCTGAAAAAATGATAGGGATTTTAAAGGAGAAAGGCTATAACATTGTAAGTGAAGAAAGCAAAGCCGATATACTCATTATAAACACCTGCGGTTTTATAGAGGAAGCAAAAAGAGAATCAATACAGTATATAATTGAAATGGGAAAATTGAAAAATCGCAGGTTAAAATATCTCATAGCTACTGGATGTCTATCAGAAAGATACAACAAGGAACTGTTAAAAGAATTGCCAGAATTAGATGCTGTCATAGGGACAGGAGATTTTACTAAAATTGCGGAAGTAATCGAAGAGGTAGAAAAAGGGAAAATTGTTTTAGAGTATGGCCATGCAAATTTGTTAAAGGATGAAGGTATAAAGCGAGTGTTGAGTACCCCCCATTATTATGCTTATTTAAAAATTGCGGAGGGTTGTAGTAATTCCTGTTCTTTTTGCATAATACCAAAACTCAGAGGGCGGTATAAAAGCCGTAAAATGGAAGATATAATAGAAGAAGCGCAAGACCTTGCAAAAATAGGAGTAAAAGAACTTATATTGATTGCTCAAGACACCACAAAGTACGGTATAGATATTTATAAACAATTTATGCTTCCACAGCTTCTAAGAGAGCTTTCACAAATTGAAGGTTTAAAGTGGATAAGACTACTTTATGCGTATCCCGATAGTGTGACAGATGAACTTGTAGAAGAAATGAGGGCAAACGAAAAAGTTGTAAAATATATAGATATTCCACTGCAGCACTCTCATAATGACGTGCTTAAAAGAATGAACAGAAATACCAATAGACAAAAAATAGAGGAGGTTATAAATAAACTTCGCAGTATTCCAGGCATGGTCATACGCACAACTTTTATAGTAGGTTTTCCAGGAGAAACAGAAGAAGAATTTGAAGACTTAAAACAGTTTATAAAAGATAAAAAGTTTGAAAGGGTAGGTGTGTTCATTTATTCCAGAGAAGAAGGGACTAAATCTTATAACATGAAACCCCAAATTAAAAAAAGTGTTAAAATTAAAAGACAACAAGAAATCATGGAAATACAAAAGGACATTTCTTACCAAAATAATCTTTCAAAAATTGGAACTCAATTAGAAGTGTTAATTGAAGGATATGAAGACGGAATATATTATGGCAGAAGTTATATGGATGCCCCTGAAATTGACGGAAACGTCTATGTAAAAAGTGACAAAAAGCTTATGCCAGGCCACTTTGTTACAGTCACGGTAACAGATGCTTATGAGTACGATTTGGTGGGGGAATGTTGA